A region from the Leucoraja erinacea ecotype New England chromosome 18, Leri_hhj_1, whole genome shotgun sequence genome encodes:
- the LOC129705997 gene encoding ARL14 effector protein-like, with translation LAAHLANGCWQLSALFHGHWWASWALTALPGAGPAPTGARARRRPTVARGRHDGETEGGAEAAEAGERVGAREACGSAGSGPAPGTTALNAPGEWWLVRSTKALRSLQFANPARQKTEFTPGTSRREKRKLQAKQPSQSNADRQTMPIKSKVYDSQGVLIVSKRDRCDCLDEDCLGCFYPCPSCDSQKCGIECRCDRKWLYEQIEVEGGEVIRNKNVN, from the exons TTGGCGGCTCATTTGGCCAATGGGTGTTGGCAACTGTCAGCTCTGTTTCACGGCCATTGGTGGGCGTCGTGGGCGTTGACTGCGCTGCCCGGCGCAGGTCCCGCCCCCACCGGGGCCAGAGCGCGGCGTCGCCCAACGGTCGCCCGCGGCCGCCACGATGGGGAGACTGAAGGGGGAGCAGAGGCCGCGGAAGCAGGTGAGCGGGTGGGCGCGCGAGAGGCATGTGGCAGTGCCGGcagcggcccggctcccggcacCACAGCGCTAAACGCGCCCGGAGAGTGGTGGTTG GTACGAAGCACAAAAGCACTTAGGTCATTACAGTTTGCTAATCCAGCCCGTCAGAAAACAGAGTTCACTCCAGGAACCAGTCGAAGAGAGAAACGGAAGCTTCAAGCAAAACAGCCGAGTCAGTCGAATGCAGACAG GCAAACGATGCCCATAAAAAGTAAAGTTTACGACAGTCAAGGTGTCCTCATCGTCAGCAAACGGGACCGGTGTGATTGTTTGGACGAGGATTGTTTGGGCTGCTTCTACCCGTGCCCTAGCTGTGACTCCCAGAAATGTGGCATTGAATGCCGCTGTGATCGAAAGTGGTTGTACGAGCAAATTGAAGTAGAAGGCGGTGAAGTAATTCGCAATAAGAATGTGAACTAG